From Enterococcus mundtii, the proteins below share one genomic window:
- a CDS encoding peptide chain release factor 3 produces the protein MNNPELKQQVDNRRTFAIISHPDAGKTTITEQLLLFGGAIRQAGTVKGKKTGNFAKSDWMEIEKQRGISVTSSVMQFDYHGKRVNILDTPGHEDFSEDTYRTLMAVDSAVMVIDSAKGIEAQTKKLFQVVKRRGIPIFTFINKLDRDGREPLDLLEELEELLDIESCPMNWPIGMGKGLEGLYDIHHNRVEFYRPENYQDERLAQLDEEGHLPENHPLRNNSLYEQVLEEVELLKEAGDSFNEEKIARGEQTPVFFGSALTNFGVQTFLETFVDLAPSPYGHKTREDQVVSPYEQEFSGFVFKIQANMNPAHRDRIAFVRICSGTFERGMDVSLERTNKKLKLSNVTQFMADARENVENAVAGDIIGVYDTGNYQIGDTLYEGKLKVAYEELPSFTPELFMKVTAKNVMKQKSFHKGINQLVQEGAIQLYKTYVTEEYIIGAVGQLQFEVFQYRMLNEYNAEVIMSPMGNKIARWIEPEDLDEKMSSSRNILARDRFDQPLFLFENQFAERWFADKYPNVKLKSLM, from the coding sequence ATGAACAATCCAGAATTAAAACAGCAAGTGGACAATCGACGCACATTTGCGATCATTTCCCATCCGGATGCGGGGAAAACAACGATCACCGAACAACTGCTTTTATTCGGTGGTGCGATTCGCCAAGCAGGAACGGTCAAAGGGAAGAAAACAGGTAATTTTGCAAAATCTGACTGGATGGAAATCGAAAAACAACGTGGGATTTCTGTTACTAGTTCCGTGATGCAATTTGATTATCACGGTAAAAGAGTCAATATTCTAGACACACCTGGGCATGAAGATTTCTCAGAAGATACGTATCGTACGTTGATGGCTGTCGATAGTGCAGTCATGGTCATAGATAGTGCAAAAGGGATCGAGGCACAAACCAAAAAACTTTTCCAAGTAGTTAAAAGAAGAGGTATCCCTATTTTCACTTTCATCAATAAGTTGGACCGAGATGGTCGAGAACCGCTTGATCTATTAGAAGAATTAGAAGAGTTATTAGATATCGAATCTTGCCCAATGAATTGGCCAATTGGTATGGGTAAAGGATTGGAAGGATTATACGATATCCATCATAACCGAGTAGAATTCTATCGCCCTGAGAATTATCAAGATGAACGCTTAGCTCAATTAGATGAAGAGGGCCACTTGCCAGAAAATCATCCCCTAAGAAATAATTCATTGTACGAGCAAGTATTAGAAGAAGTAGAGCTGTTAAAAGAAGCCGGGGATTCCTTTAATGAAGAAAAAATTGCACGAGGAGAGCAGACGCCAGTATTTTTTGGTTCAGCTTTGACTAATTTCGGTGTTCAGACGTTTTTAGAAACATTCGTTGATTTGGCGCCATCTCCTTACGGACACAAAACCCGTGAAGATCAAGTAGTCAGCCCGTATGAACAAGAGTTTTCTGGTTTCGTCTTTAAGATCCAAGCCAATATGAATCCAGCTCACCGAGATCGTATTGCATTTGTACGGATTTGCTCAGGGACTTTTGAACGTGGAATGGACGTTTCATTGGAACGGACGAACAAAAAATTGAAATTGAGTAATGTCACGCAGTTTATGGCAGATGCCAGAGAAAACGTTGAAAATGCTGTAGCAGGAGATATCATTGGTGTATATGATACCGGAAATTATCAAATCGGCGACACATTATATGAAGGAAAACTAAAAGTAGCTTATGAAGAATTACCTTCATTTACGCCTGAGCTTTTCATGAAAGTAACGGCTAAAAATGTGATGAAACAAAAATCATTCCACAAAGGAATCAATCAATTGGTACAAGAAGGTGCCATCCAATTATATAAAACCTATGTGACTGAAGAATACATCATCGGGGCTGTTGGACAATTGCAATTTGAAGTTTTCCAATATCGGATGTTGAATGAGTACAATGCAGAAGTGATCATGTCGCCAATGGGTAACAAGATTGCTCGTTGGATCGAGCCAGAAGATCTGGATGAGAAAATGAGTTCGAGTCGTAATATCTTAGCGAGAGATCGCTTTGATCAACCGCTATTCTTATTTGAGAACCAGTTTGCAGAGCGTTGGTTTGCTGACAAGTATCCAAACGTAAAATTAAAAAGTTTGATGTAA
- a CDS encoding flagellar motor switch protein, which translates to METEIEKKQRIERKKAKMRRVCQMLDIENWEKNERIVKEIRSIIQADRPVKGREVGNRKKKKRECQVPSTKPF; encoded by the coding sequence ATGGAAACAGAAATCGAAAAAAAACAGCGTATTGAAAGAAAAAAAGCAAAAATGCGTCGAGTATGTCAAATGTTGGATATTGAGAACTGGGAAAAAAATGAACGGATCGTCAAAGAAATCCGCTCGATCATCCAAGCGGATCGACCTGTAAAGGGGAGGGAAGTTGGAAATAGGAAAAAGAAAAAAAGGGAATGCCAAGTGCCGTCGACAAAACCCTTTTGA
- a CDS encoding DUF1827 family protein: MKLVNVTNSHSRLVLNQLENTDAHMVKVYTAGNTTVIYTEAPEHNEIVLMNENRNIQPKEIEEIQHYFLKKIHDAEYHPEDIQVIELPGLVEISIPKRNLDAPIAM, from the coding sequence ATGAAACTAGTTAATGTAACAAACAGCCATTCACGATTAGTTTTGAATCAGTTGGAAAATACAGATGCACATATGGTCAAGGTGTATACCGCAGGAAATACAACCGTTATTTATACAGAAGCTCCTGAGCACAACGAAATCGTTCTGATGAATGAAAATCGCAATATCCAACCAAAGGAAATTGAAGAAATCCAACACTACTTCTTAAAAAAAATCCATGACGCTGAGTACCATCCTGAAGACATCCAAGTGATCGAGTTACCGGGATTAGTAGAAATCTCTATTCCAAAAAGAAATTTAGATGCACCAATTGCTATGTAG
- a CDS encoding ATP-dependent Clp protease ATP-binding subunit codes for MLCQNCGKNEATIHLYATVNGQRTQLDYCQSCYQKIKNQQNGGLTSMAQNDPFGFGSLDDLFRSMSRQMQQQGNYEQTPPTQFGGNNNFNGGQPPQGPASDGLLGEYGINITEEARQGEIDPVIGRDDEIKRVIEILNRRTKNNPVLIGEPGVGKTAVVEGLAQKIVDGDVPQKLLDKEVIRLDVVSLVQGTGIRGQFEERMQKLIEEIRQAENVILFIDEVHEIVGAGSAGDGNMDAGNILKPALARGELQMVGATTLNEYRIIEKDAALERRMQPVRVDEPSVDETISILQGLQKRYEDYHHVKYTDAAIEAAARLSNRYIQDRFLPDKAIDLLDETGSKKNLTIQIVDPKMIEKKLEEAEEQKLLASKEEDFEKAAYYRDQINKLKKMQERQLSEEEIPVISEKDMEKIVEQRTGIPVGELKEKEQTQLKNLADDLKKHVIGQDNAVDRVAKAIRRNRVGLSKKNRPIGSFLFVGPTGVGKTELAKQLAYELFGSEESMIRFDMSEYMEKHSVAKLIGSPPGYVGYEEAGQLTEKVRRNPYSLVLLDEVEKAHPDVLHMFLQILDDGRLTDAQGRTVSFKDTIIIMTSNAGTGKVEANVGFGAAREGVTRSVLNQLNNYFTPEFLNRFDGIIEFSALSKENLMTIVTLMLDDVNQLLAAQQLHVDVPTNVKEKLVDLGYDPAMGARPLRRTIQEQIEDGIAEFYLDHPTISDLKAKLDKDDKIVITSKPERLVKEANNESTE; via the coding sequence ATGCTTTGTCAAAACTGTGGAAAAAATGAAGCAACGATTCACTTGTATGCGACTGTCAATGGCCAACGTACACAACTTGACTATTGTCAGAGCTGTTACCAAAAAATCAAAAATCAGCAAAATGGAGGTCTAACAAGTATGGCCCAAAATGATCCATTTGGCTTTGGGAGTTTGGACGATCTGTTTCGTTCGATGTCTCGTCAAATGCAACAACAAGGAAATTATGAACAAACTCCCCCTACTCAATTTGGTGGGAACAACAACTTCAATGGTGGACAACCACCACAAGGACCCGCTTCAGATGGTCTTTTAGGCGAATACGGTATCAATATCACAGAAGAAGCGCGCCAAGGTGAAATCGATCCAGTCATCGGTCGAGATGATGAAATCAAGCGCGTGATCGAAATCTTGAATCGCCGTACAAAGAACAACCCTGTATTGATCGGGGAACCAGGTGTCGGTAAAACGGCTGTGGTTGAAGGACTCGCTCAAAAAATCGTTGATGGCGATGTTCCACAAAAATTACTAGATAAAGAAGTAATTCGTTTAGATGTTGTTTCACTTGTCCAAGGCACAGGAATCAGAGGACAATTTGAAGAACGGATGCAAAAACTGATTGAAGAAATCAGACAAGCAGAAAATGTCATTTTATTTATAGATGAAGTTCATGAAATCGTTGGGGCTGGTTCAGCTGGTGATGGTAACATGGATGCCGGAAATATATTAAAACCCGCGTTAGCTCGTGGCGAATTACAAATGGTTGGGGCAACAACATTGAATGAATACCGAATCATTGAAAAAGATGCTGCGTTAGAGCGCCGGATGCAACCTGTTCGTGTCGATGAACCTTCTGTAGATGAAACAATCAGTATTTTACAAGGATTGCAAAAGCGCTATGAAGACTACCATCACGTCAAATATACAGATGCTGCGATCGAAGCTGCGGCTAGATTGTCCAATCGTTATATCCAAGATCGCTTTTTACCGGATAAAGCCATTGATTTACTGGATGAAACAGGATCTAAGAAAAACTTGACGATCCAAATCGTTGATCCAAAAATGATCGAAAAGAAATTAGAAGAAGCGGAAGAACAAAAGTTGTTGGCTTCTAAAGAAGAAGATTTCGAAAAAGCAGCTTATTATCGCGATCAAATCAATAAATTGAAAAAAATGCAAGAACGTCAACTTTCAGAAGAAGAAATCCCAGTGATCTCTGAGAAAGACATGGAAAAAATCGTTGAACAGCGTACAGGCATCCCTGTTGGTGAATTAAAAGAAAAAGAACAAACCCAATTGAAAAACTTAGCAGACGACTTGAAAAAACATGTGATTGGGCAAGATAATGCGGTTGATCGGGTAGCCAAAGCCATTCGTCGTAATCGAGTTGGCTTAAGTAAGAAAAACCGTCCAATTGGTTCTTTCTTATTTGTTGGTCCTACTGGTGTTGGTAAGACAGAATTAGCGAAGCAACTAGCCTACGAATTATTTGGATCTGAAGAGTCAATGATTCGTTTCGATATGTCAGAATACATGGAAAAACACAGTGTCGCAAAATTGATTGGTTCTCCTCCAGGCTATGTCGGCTATGAAGAAGCTGGTCAATTGACTGAAAAAGTACGTAGAAATCCGTATAGTTTGGTTTTGCTTGATGAAGTAGAAAAAGCACATCCAGATGTCTTACACATGTTCCTACAAATCTTAGATGATGGACGTTTAACCGATGCGCAAGGTCGTACAGTCAGCTTCAAAGATACAATCATCATCATGACAAGTAATGCAGGAACTGGAAAAGTAGAAGCCAATGTTGGCTTTGGTGCTGCTCGTGAAGGTGTGACTCGTTCTGTCTTGAATCAATTGAATAACTATTTCACACCAGAATTCTTGAATCGTTTTGATGGAATCATCGAGTTCAGTGCTTTATCAAAAGAAAACTTGATGACGATCGTTACTCTCATGCTTGATGATGTCAACCAATTGTTGGCGGCTCAACAATTACATGTGGACGTTCCTACGAATGTCAAAGAAAAGCTGGTTGATCTTGGTTACGATCCAGCAATGGGTGCCCGACCATTACGTCGGACGATCCAAGAACAAATTGAAGACGGCATTGCCGAATTCTATCTTGATCATCCAACGATCTCAGATCTTAAAGCAAAATTAGATAAAGACGACAAAATCGTCATTACGTCTAAACCTGAACGTTTAGTCAAAGAAGCAAACAACGAATCGACAGAGTAA
- a CDS encoding phosphocarrier protein HPr has protein sequence MEKKEFHVVAETGIHARPATLLVQTASKFNSDVNLEYKGKSVNLKSIMGVMSLGVGQGSDVTITAEGADEADAMAAIVETMKKEGLSE, from the coding sequence ATGGAAAAGAAAGAATTTCACGTAGTAGCAGAAACTGGGATCCACGCACGTCCAGCTACACTATTAGTACAAACAGCAAGCAAATTTAACTCTGATGTAAACTTAGAGTATAAAGGTAAATCAGTAAACTTAAAATCTATCATGGGCGTTATGTCTTTAGGTGTAGGTCAAGGTTCTGACGTTACTATCACTGCTGAAGGTGCTGACGAAGCTGACGCTATGGCAGCTATCGTTGAAACAATGAAGAAAGAAGGCTTATCTGAATAA
- the ptsP gene encoding phosphoenolpyruvate--protein phosphotransferase: MVEMLKGIAASDGVAVAKAYLLVQPDLSFSKTTVEDTSAEEARLDDALAKSTEELQQIREKAAQSLGEAEAQVFDAHLMVLSDPEMIGQIKQNIKDNSVNAESALKEVTDMYIGMFEAMEDNAYMQERAADIRDVAKRILAHLLGVTLPNPSMINEEVVVVAHDLTPSDTAQLDRNFVKAFVTDIGGRTSHSAIMARSLEIPAIVGTKEITAKVKEGVMLAVNGIEGDVVIEPTAEQKAEFEKIGADYAAQKAEWEKLKHAETVTADGKHFELAANIGTPKDLVGVHNNGGEAVGLYRTEFLYMDSPDFPTEEDQYVAYKAVLEGMEGKPVVVRTMDIGGDKELPYLQLPHEMNPFLGYRALRISLSEQGDDMFRTQMRALLRASVHGNLRIMFPMVATLKEFRGAKAIFEEEKQKLVNEGIEVSDSIQVGIMIEIPAAAVIADKFAKEVDFFSVGTNDLIQYTMAADRMNERVSYLYQPYNPSILRLIKNVIDAAHAEGKWAGMCGEMAGDQMAVPLLVGMGLDEFSMSATSILKTRSLMKRLDTSKMAELADRALNECDTMEEVVELVNEYLA, from the coding sequence ATGGTTGAAATGCTAAAAGGGATCGCCGCTAGTGACGGAGTAGCCGTTGCAAAAGCTTACCTGCTAGTTCAACCGGATTTATCATTCAGTAAGACGACAGTTGAGGATACTTCAGCTGAAGAAGCTCGCTTAGATGATGCTTTAGCAAAATCAACTGAAGAATTACAACAAATTCGTGAAAAAGCAGCGCAAAGCTTAGGTGAAGCAGAAGCGCAAGTATTTGACGCACATTTAATGGTTCTTTCAGATCCTGAAATGATAGGTCAAATCAAACAAAACATCAAAGATAACAGTGTAAATGCTGAATCAGCTCTTAAAGAAGTAACGGATATGTATATCGGTATGTTCGAAGCAATGGAAGATAATGCTTACATGCAAGAACGTGCAGCAGATATTCGTGACGTTGCAAAACGTATTTTAGCACATCTTCTAGGTGTGACTTTACCAAACCCTTCAATGATCAATGAAGAAGTTGTTGTCGTGGCGCATGATTTGACGCCAAGTGACACTGCTCAATTAGATCGTAACTTCGTAAAAGCTTTTGTAACAGATATCGGTGGACGTACATCGCATTCTGCAATCATGGCTCGTTCTCTTGAAATTCCAGCAATCGTTGGAACAAAAGAAATCACTGCGAAGGTAAAAGAAGGCGTAATGTTAGCTGTTAATGGGATCGAAGGCGATGTAGTCATTGAGCCAACAGCAGAACAAAAAGCCGAATTTGAAAAAATCGGTGCAGATTATGCTGCACAAAAAGCAGAATGGGAAAAACTGAAACATGCTGAGACAGTGACTGCCGATGGCAAACACTTTGAATTAGCAGCCAACATTGGTACACCTAAAGATTTAGTTGGTGTACACAACAATGGTGGTGAAGCAGTTGGACTTTATCGTACTGAATTCCTTTATATGGATTCACCAGACTTTCCTACTGAAGAAGACCAATACGTTGCTTACAAAGCAGTATTGGAAGGAATGGAAGGAAAACCTGTCGTTGTTCGTACAATGGATATCGGTGGAGATAAAGAATTACCATACTTGCAATTGCCGCATGAAATGAATCCTTTCTTAGGATACCGTGCATTACGTATCAGCTTGTCAGAACAAGGGGACGATATGTTCCGTACGCAAATGCGTGCGTTATTACGTGCCTCTGTACATGGAAACTTGCGTATCATGTTCCCAATGGTTGCTACACTAAAAGAATTCCGTGGTGCAAAAGCAATCTTTGAAGAAGAAAAACAAAAATTAGTAAATGAAGGCATTGAAGTCTCTGATTCGATCCAAGTAGGGATCATGATCGAGATTCCAGCTGCAGCCGTTATTGCGGATAAATTTGCTAAAGAAGTAGACTTCTTCTCAGTAGGAACAAACGACTTGATCCAATACACAATGGCAGCTGACCGTATGAACGAACGTGTTTCATACTTGTACCAACCATACAACCCATCAATTCTACGTTTGATCAAAAACGTCATTGATGCAGCACATGCTGAAGGTAAATGGGCTGGTATGTGTGGAGAAATGGCCGGCGATCAAATGGCTGTTCCTTTACTAGTAGGTATGGGATTAGATGAGTTCTCAATGAGTGCAACATCGATCTTAAAAACACGTAGCTTGATGAAACGTTTAGATACAAGCAAAATGGCGGAACTAGCGGATCGTGCCCTAAATGAGTGCGATACAATGGAAGAAGTCGTAGAACTTGTCAATGAATATCTAGCTTGA
- a CDS encoding glycosyltransferase family 4 protein, whose product MKVLLYFESEKILSKSGIGRALDHQKRALKDVGISYTLDSKEDYDILHINTYGINSHNMVNKARRNGKKIIYHAHSTEEDFRNSFIGSNQLAPFVKKYLVGLYEKADYLITPTPYSKKLLQSYGIDLPIQSISNGIDLEKYQPDPVKEQKFREYFNLSPDQKVIICVGLFFERKGIIDFVEIAKQLPEYTFIWFGHVPMYSIPSNIRKIVKEDHPDNVIFPGYIRGEIIEGAYSGADLFFFPSYEETEGIVVLEALASKQNVLVRDIPVYDGWLEDQKNCYMGRNNEEFSKLIQKIIQHEVPSLVESGYQTAEERSIKRIGQQLQSVYQQVLKASDSSDEQMQESK is encoded by the coding sequence ATGAAGGTATTATTATATTTTGAAAGTGAGAAGATACTTTCTAAGTCCGGCATTGGTCGTGCACTTGATCACCAAAAGCGTGCGCTTAAAGATGTAGGGATCTCCTATACTTTAGATAGTAAAGAAGACTATGATATTTTGCACATCAATACATATGGTATCAATAGTCACAACATGGTCAACAAAGCGCGTAGAAACGGTAAAAAAATTATTTATCATGCGCATTCAACGGAGGAGGATTTTCGTAATTCCTTTATCGGTTCGAATCAATTAGCACCATTTGTAAAAAAATATTTAGTCGGGTTGTATGAAAAGGCAGATTACTTGATTACACCAACTCCATATTCAAAAAAATTGTTACAAAGTTATGGCATCGATTTACCTATTCAATCGATTTCCAATGGGATCGATTTGGAAAAATACCAACCAGACCCTGTCAAAGAACAAAAATTCAGGGAGTACTTCAATCTTTCACCTGATCAAAAAGTGATTATTTGTGTAGGACTGTTCTTTGAAAGAAAAGGAATCATTGATTTTGTTGAAATAGCCAAACAATTACCAGAATATACATTCATCTGGTTTGGTCATGTGCCGATGTACTCGATCCCAAGTAATATCCGAAAAATCGTGAAAGAAGATCATCCCGATAATGTCATTTTTCCAGGCTATATTCGAGGAGAAATCATCGAAGGAGCTTACTCAGGAGCAGATCTGTTCTTTTTCCCTTCTTATGAAGAAACGGAAGGTATTGTGGTACTGGAAGCTTTAGCAAGTAAACAAAATGTGTTAGTACGTGATATTCCAGTCTATGATGGCTGGCTAGAAGACCAAAAAAATTGTTATATGGGGCGAAACAATGAAGAGTTTTCAAAACTCATTCAAAAAATCATTCAACATGAAGTACCTAGTTTAGTTGAATCTGGCTATCAAACGGCTGAAGAACGAAGTATCAAAAGAATTGGTCAACAACTTCAATCCGTTTATCAACAAGTGCTAAAGGCATCCGATTCTTCAGATGAACAAATGCAAGAATCAAAATAA
- a CDS encoding glycosyltransferase family 4 protein, whose amino-acid sequence MKIGFFTDTYFPQVSGVATSIKTLKEELEKMGHDVYIFTTTDPNADKLEKDVIRMPSVPFVSFKERRVVVRGMWYAYLVAKELELDLIHTHTEFGAGVLGKMVAKKLKIPSIHTYHTMYEDYLHYIAKGKVIRQSHVKYLSRLFVNHTTGVVCPSERVIETLRSYGVTAPLRVIPTGIDIEKFKRPEITQEQINELRTSLGVKENGLMILSLSRISYEKNIQALIQGFPEVIKHYPDARLIIVGNGPYVEQLKELITSLDLADVVQFTGEVDNNDVAFYYRAADYFVCASTSETQGLTYTEAMAAGTPCVVEGNDYLNRLFDHASLGRTFERDEDFAPALIDYIESKVEKNPEVFEKKLYEISATHFGQSMIEFYEDMLVYYKEEMRKKEEEASIERIKIKLNSFKK is encoded by the coding sequence ATGAAAATCGGCTTTTTTACCGATACCTATTTTCCACAGGTAAGTGGTGTAGCTACATCGATCAAGACATTAAAAGAAGAACTCGAAAAAATGGGACATGACGTATATATATTTACGACAACAGATCCCAATGCAGACAAGTTAGAAAAAGATGTGATTCGTATGCCAAGTGTTCCTTTTGTATCATTCAAAGAACGTCGAGTAGTGGTACGAGGAATGTGGTACGCCTATTTAGTGGCAAAAGAATTAGAGTTAGATCTTATCCATACTCACACTGAGTTTGGAGCGGGGGTTCTTGGCAAGATGGTCGCAAAAAAATTAAAAATCCCATCGATTCATACGTATCACACGATGTATGAAGATTACCTGCATTATATTGCAAAAGGGAAAGTGATTCGACAATCCCATGTCAAATACTTATCTCGTCTATTTGTGAACCATACGACAGGTGTGGTTTGCCCAAGTGAGCGTGTGATCGAGACATTGCGAAGCTATGGAGTGACAGCGCCATTACGAGTGATACCAACAGGGATCGATATCGAAAAATTTAAACGTCCAGAAATCACACAAGAACAAATCAATGAATTACGTACCTCATTAGGAGTAAAAGAAAACGGCTTGATGATTTTATCTTTAAGTCGAATCTCTTATGAAAAAAATATCCAAGCGTTGATCCAAGGGTTTCCAGAAGTCATCAAACACTATCCAGATGCACGACTAATCATAGTCGGAAATGGGCCTTATGTTGAGCAACTAAAAGAACTGATCACGTCGCTGGATTTAGCTGATGTGGTTCAATTTACTGGAGAAGTCGATAACAATGACGTCGCATTCTATTATCGGGCGGCTGATTATTTTGTGTGTGCTTCGACATCGGAAACACAAGGATTGACGTATACAGAAGCAATGGCAGCTGGTACACCATGTGTAGTTGAAGGAAATGATTATTTGAATCGTTTATTTGATCATGCTTCCCTTGGCCGAACATTTGAACGAGATGAAGACTTTGCACCTGCACTTATTGATTATATTGAAAGCAAAGTTGAAAAAAATCCAGAAGTGTTTGAAAAGAAACTTTACGAGATCTCTGCTACTCATTTTGGTCAATCAATGATCGAATTTTATGAAGATATGCTTGTGTATTACAAAGAAGAGATGCGTAAAAAAGAAGAAGAAGCATCCATTGAGCGGATTAAAATTAAATTAAATTCTTTCAAAAAATAA
- a CDS encoding NAD(P)-dependent oxidoreductase, whose protein sequence is MKIGFIGTGVMGSAIVRHLQKAGHELTVYNRTKTKAAPLMEEGAVWADSPQEVAEMSQVIFTMVGYPQDVEEIYYGKKGIFQAGVKGKTVIDLTTSTPTLAEKIATSAQELGAEALDAPVSGGDLGAKNGTLTIMVGGKENVYEQVLPLFREFGTTFTLHGSAGKGQHTKMANQIMIAGTMTGMTEMLVYAQKADLDLEKVIATLSGGSAANWSLSNYAPRILQENYTPGFFVKHFIKDLKIALAEAEKVGLDLPATKEARKLYEQLAEKGFENDGTQALIKLWWEDGRQPKKKS, encoded by the coding sequence ATGAAAATTGGTTTTATCGGCACAGGAGTTATGGGAAGCGCGATTGTTCGTCATTTACAAAAAGCTGGCCATGAACTGACTGTTTATAATCGTACGAAAACAAAAGCTGCGCCACTTATGGAAGAAGGGGCAGTATGGGCAGATAGTCCACAAGAAGTAGCTGAGATGAGCCAAGTCATCTTTACAATGGTTGGCTATCCTCAAGATGTGGAAGAAATCTATTATGGTAAGAAAGGCATTTTCCAAGCAGGCGTTAAGGGGAAAACAGTCATAGATTTGACGACAAGTACGCCAACACTTGCTGAAAAAATTGCAACAAGCGCACAAGAGCTTGGAGCAGAAGCCTTGGATGCCCCTGTCTCAGGAGGCGATCTAGGTGCAAAAAATGGCACCTTAACGATCATGGTGGGTGGAAAAGAGAATGTCTACGAGCAAGTATTACCACTATTTCGTGAGTTTGGAACAACATTTACGTTACATGGTTCAGCTGGAAAAGGACAACACACAAAAATGGCAAACCAGATCATGATTGCCGGAACAATGACTGGCATGACAGAGATGCTCGTTTATGCACAGAAAGCTGACTTAGACTTAGAAAAAGTGATTGCGACGCTTTCAGGCGGTAGTGCGGCAAATTGGTCATTGAGTAATTATGCACCTCGTATTTTACAAGAGAATTATACACCAGGATTTTTTGTCAAACATTTTATCAAAGATTTGAAGATTGCTTTAGCCGAAGCAGAAAAAGTAGGGTTGGACTTACCAGCGACCAAAGAAGCCCGAAAGCTATATGAACAGTTAGCAGAAAAGGGTTTCGAGAACGATGGAACGCAAGCATTGATCAAGCTTTGGTGGGAAGATGGTAGACAGCCGAAAAAAAAATCCTAA
- a CDS encoding YkuJ family protein, with translation MAHSQLVAIIKRLEAMVESADNELQVRRFEKEGVEKCTVTYDKATETFELTETDTHQQYEFDNIDIVAMEIYDLIQ, from the coding sequence ATGGCACATTCACAATTAGTCGCAATCATTAAACGACTGGAGGCTATGGTCGAATCAGCAGACAATGAGCTGCAAGTTCGTCGCTTTGAAAAAGAGGGCGTAGAAAAATGCACCGTAACTTATGATAAAGCGACAGAAACATTTGAACTAACTGAAACAGACACACATCAACAATACGAATTCGACAATATCGATATCGTTGCGATGGAGATCTATGATTTGATTCAATAA